The DNA window GGAGTTTGGTTTTTTGGTAGTATAGCTGTATGAATAAGATCAATATGGTCACCTTTTTGAATGCGAAACCCCATTGAATCAATTGAACTAATAGCTAAGGCAATGAGACGATGGCCGGGTTCAATTTGATCAGAAGGTAGTTGATGGAGGGAATCAAGGTTTAAAAATGACCATAATATCAGCTCATTTTTTGCTAAGCTTTTATTGAGCCTTGTACCAATAATTTGATTTAAATCTGTAGCAGTAAGGGTACCTGAAGGTAAGTATTTTAATGATAGTTCAGTAATATCAATATCATCCTCATCAATGATATCTCCTTTAAAGAGAGATTTATTTACAATTAATACTTCTGCAGTTTGCATGGATAACTGAAGCTTGGTCTTATAGTGATTGATCTTTTTTATAACCAAAGATGTTGTTAAGCTTGCCAAAATAATAGGAATATACCAACTCTTT is part of the bacterium genome and encodes:
- the cpaB gene encoding Flp pilus assembly protein CpaB, with amino-acid sequence MNFFKKPMKNILTPTFSIFLKSWYIPIILASLTTSLVIKKINHYKTKLQLSMQTAEVLIVNKSLFKGDIIDEDDIDITELSLKYLPSGTLTATDLNQIIGTRLNKSLAKNELILWSFLNLDSLHQLPSDQIEPGHRLIALAISSIDSMGFRIQKGDHIDLIHTAILPKNQTPSTYTLLQNVTVLGLGNYTNNSSSNQNYTTISLMVLPKEALMIKNAQENGQLSFLLRNSIDQKTNTMLPMINQDDVFEQAFRNSLQYERNKAIDLIKGNQRFTKSQQKPNFSRMP